TACCGAAAGAAAGTGAGGCAAAATGTATGAAAGCAACTGGTATTGTACGACGTATTGATGATTTAGGACGGGTTGTGATTCCTAAAGAGATCAGGCGTACATTACGTATTCGTGAAGGAGACCCATTAGAAATTTTTGTTGATCGTGACGGAGAAGTTATTTTAAAAAAATATTCACCGATTCAAGAGCTAGGCGAATTTTCGCGCATGTATGCGGATGCACTGTTTGATACAACGCAGCAACCTGTACTGATTTGTGATCGCGATGCGTATATTGCGGTAGGTGGCCAAACGAAAAAGGACTTTTTAAATAAAAGTATTGGCGAAGAAGTGGGCGCAGCTATCGATGCGCGACAAGTGAAGCGGATGAGTGAGCAAACAGAGGTAGAGCTTGTAGATGGACTGAAAGAAAGCATAGCTGGGTACGTCATTGCTCCAATTATTGCAAGTGGCGATTCGATGGGAGCGGTTATTTTATATGTGACAGATGGAAAAGAAATCGGCGATACCGAGCAAAAATTAGCAGAAACAGCAGCGGCGTTTTTAGGGAAACATATGGAAGATTAACGAAAGAGGCGAATGAAGCCTCTTTTTCTTTTGGGCAATTGTTGGTATAATACGGTTTTGATTTAGGTATGTACGGAGAGGAAAAAAACAGATGTCACAAAAACGATTTTCTTTATTAAAAGGTGCGTTTTTATTAACGGCCGCTACATTGATTGTGAAAGTTTTAAGTGCCTTTTACCGGATTCCTTTTCAAAATATGGTCGGGGATCATGGGTTATACGTTTATCAACAAGCATACCCTTTTTACGCATTAGCAATGACGCTTGCGACATACGGATTTCCAGTTATGAATTCCCGGCTTGTTGCGGAACGTAGCATAACCGGTACGTCCAAAGAAGTAGAATGGTTCATGAATCAATCGCTACGGGCAATGATGTATGTTAGTTTTTTGATTGGTATCGTTATTTTTACCGGTAGTCCGTATTTTGCGTACTGGATGGGAGATGCTTCGCTCGTTATGCCGATCAAAATCAGTGCGTTGTGTTACGTTTTCTTGCCGTGGGTTGCGTTAAGTCGCGGGTATTTCCAAGGAAATAACAATATGACACCAACGGCCATTTCTCAAGTAATCGAGCAGCTCGTTCGTGTCAGTTTTATTTTGGTGTTCACATATGTATTGTTTCAGCGGGGGGCATCGATTTATGTCCTTGGGTCTGCAGCAACGGCTGGTGGCGTCTTTTCTTTTGTGGCATCCTCTGTTGTGTTAGCCTTTTTTTTTAGGAAACAAAAGAAGCGACCTTTCCGAATCGTTCGTGTCAAACTATCCATGGACGTTATCAAGCCCTTTTTAGTTGGTAGTTTTGCTATTTGTATTAGTAGTTTATTATACATATTTTTTCAATTTGTCGATGCGTTTACGTTCGTCTCCCTATTACAAAAAGAAGGCGTTCCGTTATGGAAAGCGCAACAATTAAAGGGTGTGTACGACCGCGCACAACCGTTTATTCAATTAGGTACAGTCGTATCGACCGCCGTTTCCCTAGCTGTTGTCCCGCTCGTTACGATGCTTTATACGCAACGCAATATGGAAGAATTAAAAGGGCACGCAGCGTATGCGTTAAAAATGAGTATGTTTACAAGTATCGCTGCAAGCGTTGGCTTAGGTTGTATTATTCAACCAACGAACGTGATGTTATATGAAAATGCAAAAGGTAGTTTTGTGTTAGCTATTTTAGGAATATCGATTATCGGGAATAGTATAGCACTAACGACAGCTGCGCTATTACAAGGACTAGGTGCTTTACAAAAACCGCTCCAGTATGCGTTCATTGGGGTAGGTGCAAAAATTTTGTTCAATCTGCTACTCATCCCGATTTTTCATAGTGTGGGTGCAGCACTTGCGACGGTATGTGCCTTTTTCATTACTGCGCTTTTACAATGGCGGGCGTTATCTCGTCAGTTACAATGTTCGCTCATTACGTTTTCGTACATTCAAAAGTTGCTTCGAGCTGCTTTTGTGATGGCCATTGCATTAGTCGTGTATACGTTTCTGTTTGAACATCTCGTCCAACTTTCTCGCCTAACAGCAACGATTGAAGCATTAACAGCTGTAGGAATTGGCGCTATTCTGTATATTTATATAGCGATGAGGCAAGGAGTGCTTGAAGCAAAGGAATGGACGTTTTTACCCAAAGGAGATAAGATTTCGCATTTGATTGATAAATTTCAAAAAAGAAGGTGACCATTTTGGCGAAAGAAATTATGGTGATTGGATTAGGAGCAGGGGATATAAAGCAAATGTCGTTTGGTGTATACGAAACGTTAACGAATGCGGTGCATCTTTATTTGCGTACTGATCAACATCCTGCTGTAGATTATTTGATAGAAAAAGGACTGGCGTTTCGTTGTTTTGATGACATTTATGAAAAGCATGATGATTTTGAAACAGTATATGGAGAAATAGTAGAACGATTGTACGAAGCGGCCGATACGTATGAGTCAATTGTATATGCCGTACCAGGTCACCCGCTTGTAGCAGAAAAAACGGTCCAACTTTTGTTAACAGAAGGAACAGAAAAAGGGTATCATGTGTCGGTGCAAGGTGGACATAGTTTTATTGATGATATGTTAACAGCTGTTTCGGTTGATCCGATTGAAGGATTTACCTTCGCAGACGGCGCTACGTTATCGTATGAAGATATGAACGTAACGCATCATCAGTTTATTTGCCAAGTGTATGATTCGTTTATTGCTAGCCATGTGAAATTAACGTTAATGGAACTTCTCCCAGATGAATATGAGGTATATATCTGTGATGCGGTCGGTTCAGTG
The genomic region above belongs to Massilibacterium senegalense and contains:
- a CDS encoding putative polysaccharide biosynthesis protein, with protein sequence MSQKRFSLLKGAFLLTAATLIVKVLSAFYRIPFQNMVGDHGLYVYQQAYPFYALAMTLATYGFPVMNSRLVAERSITGTSKEVEWFMNQSLRAMMYVSFLIGIVIFTGSPYFAYWMGDASLVMPIKISALCYVFLPWVALSRGYFQGNNNMTPTAISQVIEQLVRVSFILVFTYVLFQRGASIYVLGSAATAGGVFSFVASSVVLAFFFRKQKKRPFRIVRVKLSMDVIKPFLVGSFAICISSLLYIFFQFVDAFTFVSLLQKEGVPLWKAQQLKGVYDRAQPFIQLGTVVSTAVSLAVVPLVTMLYTQRNMEELKGHAAYALKMSMFTSIAASVGLGCIIQPTNVMLYENAKGSFVLAILGISIIGNSIALTTAALLQGLGALQKPLQYAFIGVGAKILFNLLLIPIFHSVGAALATVCAFFITALLQWRALSRQLQCSLITFSYIQKLLRAAFVMAIALVVYTFLFEHLVQLSRLTATIEALTAVGIGAILYIYIAMRQGVLEAKEWTFLPKGDKISHLIDKFQKRR
- the spoVT gene encoding stage V sporulation protein T: MKATGIVRRIDDLGRVVIPKEIRRTLRIREGDPLEIFVDRDGEVILKKYSPIQELGEFSRMYADALFDTTQQPVLICDRDAYIAVGGQTKKDFLNKSIGEEVGAAIDARQVKRMSEQTEVELVDGLKESIAGYVIAPIIASGDSMGAVILYVTDGKEIGDTEQKLAETAAAFLGKHMED